The Chloroflexus aggregans DSM 9485 genome segment GCCATGCGGGCGCGACGACAGAGGTCACACTCGATCAACAATCGGCTGCCGGTCAGTGGGCATCGCTCGGTACCTATTACTTTGGCGGCCCCGGCAACGAAGTGCCGCAGGTCTTTCTCAGCGACCTCACTGGTGATCGGGGCATGGCCGTGCGTTACGATGCGCTTGCATGGGAACCGCGCAGTGACACAACTCCGCCCAATACCCAGATTCTTGCGATTACGCGCGCCGACAATGGCTTCTCGATCAAGTGGGGCGGCAACGATGATATGACCGGCATCGCCAGCTACGATGTACAAGTGCGGTTGTTGCCCGACGGCGGTTGGACGGATTGGAAGAAAGAGATAACTGATCTGAGTGCGTGGTTTGGCCCCGATGAGGGCAAACAGTTCGCCTTCCGGGTACGCGCCCGCGATTGGGCCGGCAATGTCGAGCCATGGGAAGAGGCGGCTATCGCCGATACGACCAATGTGCCATAATGCGTTTGGGACACGGCGTTGCCGTGTCCCGATGATCCCGATACGTCATCAGGTGCAAGTGACACGGTACCGTCGTGTCGCTTGTCTTACTCTACCTTTACTCAGCGTCCTGCAACGCCGCGACACCGGGCAACACCCGCCCTTCGAGCAACTCAAGCGACGCACCGCCACCGGTGCTGACGTGCGCCATCTTCTCGGCCAACCCAGCCTGCTCAACCGCCGCGACGCTATCGCCGCCGCCGACAATCGTGATCGCGCCGTTGGCCGACGCTTCCGCCATCGCTTGGGCAATCGCCCGCGTACCGGCAGCAAACGGCTCCAGCTCAAACACACCCATCGGGCCATTCCAGATCACCGTGCGCGCCGACCGGATCTCGGCACTGTACAGCTCAATCGTCTTTGGCCCAATGTCAAGGACACGCCAACCGGACGGAATGGCGGTCACTTCAACTACCTGGCGCTGCGCCTCGGCGCTGAACGCATCGGCAATCACTACATCAACCGGCAAGAGCAGCCGCGCACCCCGCTCTTCAGCTTTCGCCATCAGTTGCTGCGCAACCGGCACGCTTTCCGGCTCAACCAATGAGTCGCCGAGATTCAACCCCTTCGCCAGCAAGAAGGTATTGGCCATCCCGCCACCGATGAGCAGCGCATCAACCTTGCCGAGCAAGTTCTCGATCACGCCGATCTTGTCGCTGATCTTCGCGCCACCGATTACCGTCACAAACGGACGCTGCGGATTGCTCAGCGCACCACCGATGTACGTCAGCTCTTTCTCCATCAAGAAACCGGCGACAGCCGGCAAATAATGCGCCACGCCTTCGGTACTAGCATTGGCGCGGTGGGCG includes the following:
- a CDS encoding phosphoglycerate kinase — translated: MNKKTIRDVDWAGKRALVRVDFNVPLDEQGQITDDTRIRAALPTIRYLLEHGAKVILMSHLGRPKGKPNPKYSLRPVVERLFELLPEATEVKKTEAITGPAAEAAVSMLKPGQVLVLENTRFDPREEANDPQMAAELAKLGDVFVNDAFGTAHRANASTEGVAHYLPAVAGFLMEKELTYIGGALSNPQRPFVTVIGGAKISDKIGVIENLLGKVDALLIGGGMANTFLLAKGLNLGDSLVEPESVPVAQQLMAKAEERGARLLLPVDVVIADAFSAEAQRQVVEVTAIPSGWRVLDIGPKTIELYSAEIRSARTVIWNGPMGVFELEPFAAGTRAIAQAMAEASANGAITIVGGGDSVAAVEQAGLAEKMAHVSTGGGASLELLEGRVLPGVAALQDAE